In Polypterus senegalus isolate Bchr_013 chromosome 12, ASM1683550v1, whole genome shotgun sequence, the following are encoded in one genomic region:
- the LOC120541157 gene encoding interleukin enhancer-binding factor 3-like isoform X6, whose amino-acid sequence MGRGCGQKRGGKAKRGELVPMPVWDEHMAYEELLYWDSLIHLGRRLHPQDYDRYEELRYWYDCLCYKEDLRIYYQYQAAEDAARPDPQDETSEFVMRPIRIFVNDDRHVMAKHSAVYPTQEELECVQNMVSHTERALKAVSDWLDEQEKTNNKPPSTVSEESAPEEKESEQKPDQATRTLRGVMRVGLVAKGLLLKGDLDLELVLLCKEKPTISLLKKVADNLTVQLKTVTEESYEVIQSIREAAIVIKSTKEPVLSLTIHLTSPVVREEAEKQAAGETLSVNDPPDVLDRQKCLTALASLRHAKWFQARANGLKSCVIVIRILRDLCSRVPTWSPLRGWPLELLCEKAIGTGNRPMGAGEALRRVLECIASGILMPDGPGISDPCEKEITDAINHLDRQQREDITQSAQHALRLAAFGQLHKVLGMDPLPSKMPRKPKSDTPIDYTVQIPPSTTYAPPVKRPIEEEEGGDDKSPNKKKKKLQKKAPEEKAEPPQAMNALMRLNQLKPGLQYKLISQTGPVHVPVFTMAVEVDDKTFEASGPSKKTAKLHVAVKVLQDMGLPTGVEVKTAEPVKTEEVVNEVEIKPSVVAPPVSETSSNSNVQNSDSGNNSENARQQGPILTKHGKNPVMELNEKRRGLKYELISETGGSHDKRFVMEVEVDGMKFQGAGSNKKVAKAYAALAALEKLFPDAPAVDPVKKKKPPPMHNPGFGLMAAGAAGDAPVNPRGRGRGGRGRGRGRGFNNAGGYNQGGYGSYGYGSNANSGFSDFVSDCYGYHDFES is encoded by the exons atacGAAGAACTGCGCTACTGGTACGACTGTCTGTGTTACAAGGAGGACCTAAGAATATATTACCAGTACCAAGCAGCTGAAGACGCTGCCAGACCGGACCCCCAGGACGAAACTTCAGAATTTGTCATG CGCCCAATCAGAATCTTTGTGAATGATGATCGCCATGTTATGGCAAAACACTCTGCAGTATATCCAACACAGGAAGAACTTGAATGTGTCCAGAACATGGTGTCTCATACTGAGAGAGCTCTCAAAGCTGTGTCCGACTGGCTAGATGAGCAAGAGAAAACCAATAACAAACCGCCGTCAACTGTGAGTGAGGAATCTGCCCCGGAGGAAAAGGAAAG cgAGCAGAAACCTGACCAGGCAACAAGGACATTGCGAGGGGTTATGAGGGTAGGCCTTGTGGCCAAGGGCCTGCTCTTGAAAGGGGATCTTGATCTGGAATTAGTTCTCCTCTGTAAAGAGAAGCCTACCATCTCACTCCTTAAGAAAGTAGCAGATAATCTGACTGTTCAATTGAAG ACTGTGACAGAAGAAAGTTATGAGGTAATCCAGAGCATACGAGAAGCGGCTATAGTCATCAAAAGTACGAAAGAGCCTGTGCTGTCTCTCACAATACATTTGACTTCTCCAGTAGTTCGAGAAGAAGCAGAGAAGCAGGCTGCTGGAG AAACGCTATCAGTCAACGATCCTCCGGATGTTCTGGACAGGCAGAAATGCCTTACTGCCTTGGCGTCCCTCCGCCACGCCAAGTGGTTCCAG GCAAGGGCAAATGGTTTGAAGTCCTGTGTCATTGTTATCCGTATCCTTAGAGACTTGTGTTCAAGAGTTCCTACCTGGTCTCCATTAAGAGGATGG CCACTTGAGTTACTCTGTGAAAAGGCCATTGGAACAGGTAACAGGCCAATGGGTGCTGGAGAGGCCCTGCGTAGAGTCCTTGAGTGCATTGCCTCAGGAATACTTATGCCAG ATGGCCCTGGCATTTCTGACCCATGTGAAAAGGAAATCACTGATGCCATTAACCACTTAGACAGACAGCAGCGAGAGGATATTACACAGAGTGCTCAG CATGCATTGCGGTTGGCTGCATTTGGACAACTTCACAAAGTGTTGGGAATGGATCCTCTGCCTTCAAAAATGCCAAGAAAGCCAAAAAGTGACACCCCAATTGACTATACAG ttcaAATCCCTCCTAGTACAACTTACGCTCCCCCTGTGAAAAGAcctatagaagaagaagaaggtggtgaTGACAAGAGccctaataaaaagaaaaagaaattgcaaaaaaaag CTCCTGAAGAGAAAGCTGAACCCCCACAAGCAATGAATGCACTAATGAGGTTAAATCAACTGAAGCCCGGTCTCCAGTACAAACTTATTTCTCAGACGGGTCCAGTTCACGTTCCTGTTTTTACTATGGCTGTTGAGGTTGATGACAAAACATTCGAAGCTTCAGGGCCCTCCAAGAAAACTGCAAAACTTCATGTGGCTGTTAAG GTTCTGCAGGACATGGGACTGCCGACGGGAGTAGAAGTAAAAACTGCTGAACCTGTAAAAACTGAGGAAGTTGTAAATGAAGTGGAGATTAAACCATCTGTAGTAGCACCCCCTGTTTCAGAGACCAGTAGTAACTCGAATGTTCAGAATTCAGACTCTGGCAATAATTCTGAG AATGCTCGGCAACAGGGTCCAATTTTGACCAAGCATGGTAAGAATCCAGTAATGGAGCTAAATGAGAAAAGGAGAGGTCTAAAATACGAGTTAATATCGGAGACTGGAGGCAGTCACGACAAGCGCTTTGTCATGGAG GTTGAAGTGGATGGAATGAAATTCCAGGGTGCTGGCTCTAATAAAAAGGTGGCCAAAGCCTATGCTGCTCTAGCTGCTCTTGAAAAACTCTTTCCTGATGCACCTGCTGTAGACCCAGTTAAAAAGAAGAAACCACCACCGATG cATAATCCTGGTTTTGGGCTGATGGCTGCCGGTGCAGCAGGAGATGCTCCCGTTAACCCCAGAGGGCGAGGAAGAGGTGGACGTGGAAGAGGCAGAGGCAGGGGATTCAATAATGCAGGAGGCTACAACCAAG GAGGATATGGAAGCTACGGTTATGGATCAAATGCTAATTCTGGTTTTA GTGACTTTGTCTCAGACTGCTATGGCTACCACGATTTTGAATCATAA
- the LOC120541157 gene encoding interleukin enhancer-binding factor 3-like isoform X4, with protein sequence MRPIRIFVNDDRHVMAKHSAVYPTQEELECVQNMVSHTERALKAVSDWLDEQEKTNNKPPSTVSEESAPEEKESEQKPDQATRTLRGVMRVGLVAKGLLLKGDLDLELVLLCKEKPTISLLKKVADNLTVQLKTVTEESYEVIQSIREAAIVIKSTKEPVLSLTIHLTSPVVREEAEKQAAGETLSVNDPPDVLDRQKCLTALASLRHAKWFQARANGLKSCVIVIRILRDLCSRVPTWSPLRGWPLELLCEKAIGTGNRPMGAGEALRRVLECIASGILMPGKDGPGISDPCEKEITDAINHLDRQQREDITQSAQHALRLAAFGQLHKVLGMDPLPSKMPRKPKSDTPIDYTVQIPPSTTYAPPVKRPIEEEEGGDDKSPNKKKKKLQKKAPEEKAEPPQAMNALMRLNQLKPGLQYKLISQTGPVHVPVFTMAVEVDDKTFEASGPSKKTAKLHVAVKVLQDMGLPTGVEVKTAEPVKTEEVVNEVEIKPSVVAPPVSETSSNSNVQNSDSGNNSENARQQGPILTKHGKNPVMELNEKRRGLKYELISETGGSHDKRFVMEVEVDGMKFQGAGSNKKVAKAYAALAALEKLFPDAPAVDPVKKKKPPPMHNPGFGLMAAGAAGDAPVNPRGRGRGGRGRGRGRGFNNAGGYNQGGYGSYGYGSNANSGFNNYNNGGGSGAASTGSGGGGGGGYSYYQNDGGYGPPPPNPKPVAKKPLHHQGVSGGAGLGKQPFSGGGSAGYHSQGNPGPYSQGQYSGYSQGGQAKKSFNSSQGGGGGGSYSNYSTAYPSQVTGGSGAGYGSNSYGSGGGSYSNPQGGYGGGSSGSGSSYQGFGSQSYSSQGGSSQSYGGSQSSYSSHRGYGGGEQGYQYR encoded by the exons ATG CGCCCAATCAGAATCTTTGTGAATGATGATCGCCATGTTATGGCAAAACACTCTGCAGTATATCCAACACAGGAAGAACTTGAATGTGTCCAGAACATGGTGTCTCATACTGAGAGAGCTCTCAAAGCTGTGTCCGACTGGCTAGATGAGCAAGAGAAAACCAATAACAAACCGCCGTCAACTGTGAGTGAGGAATCTGCCCCGGAGGAAAAGGAAAG cgAGCAGAAACCTGACCAGGCAACAAGGACATTGCGAGGGGTTATGAGGGTAGGCCTTGTGGCCAAGGGCCTGCTCTTGAAAGGGGATCTTGATCTGGAATTAGTTCTCCTCTGTAAAGAGAAGCCTACCATCTCACTCCTTAAGAAAGTAGCAGATAATCTGACTGTTCAATTGAAG ACTGTGACAGAAGAAAGTTATGAGGTAATCCAGAGCATACGAGAAGCGGCTATAGTCATCAAAAGTACGAAAGAGCCTGTGCTGTCTCTCACAATACATTTGACTTCTCCAGTAGTTCGAGAAGAAGCAGAGAAGCAGGCTGCTGGAG AAACGCTATCAGTCAACGATCCTCCGGATGTTCTGGACAGGCAGAAATGCCTTACTGCCTTGGCGTCCCTCCGCCACGCCAAGTGGTTCCAG GCAAGGGCAAATGGTTTGAAGTCCTGTGTCATTGTTATCCGTATCCTTAGAGACTTGTGTTCAAGAGTTCCTACCTGGTCTCCATTAAGAGGATGG CCACTTGAGTTACTCTGTGAAAAGGCCATTGGAACAGGTAACAGGCCAATGGGTGCTGGAGAGGCCCTGCGTAGAGTCCTTGAGTGCATTGCCTCAGGAATACTTATGCCAGGTAAAG ATGGCCCTGGCATTTCTGACCCATGTGAAAAGGAAATCACTGATGCCATTAACCACTTAGACAGACAGCAGCGAGAGGATATTACACAGAGTGCTCAG CATGCATTGCGGTTGGCTGCATTTGGACAACTTCACAAAGTGTTGGGAATGGATCCTCTGCCTTCAAAAATGCCAAGAAAGCCAAAAAGTGACACCCCAATTGACTATACAG ttcaAATCCCTCCTAGTACAACTTACGCTCCCCCTGTGAAAAGAcctatagaagaagaagaaggtggtgaTGACAAGAGccctaataaaaagaaaaagaaattgcaaaaaaaag CTCCTGAAGAGAAAGCTGAACCCCCACAAGCAATGAATGCACTAATGAGGTTAAATCAACTGAAGCCCGGTCTCCAGTACAAACTTATTTCTCAGACGGGTCCAGTTCACGTTCCTGTTTTTACTATGGCTGTTGAGGTTGATGACAAAACATTCGAAGCTTCAGGGCCCTCCAAGAAAACTGCAAAACTTCATGTGGCTGTTAAG GTTCTGCAGGACATGGGACTGCCGACGGGAGTAGAAGTAAAAACTGCTGAACCTGTAAAAACTGAGGAAGTTGTAAATGAAGTGGAGATTAAACCATCTGTAGTAGCACCCCCTGTTTCAGAGACCAGTAGTAACTCGAATGTTCAGAATTCAGACTCTGGCAATAATTCTGAG AATGCTCGGCAACAGGGTCCAATTTTGACCAAGCATGGTAAGAATCCAGTAATGGAGCTAAATGAGAAAAGGAGAGGTCTAAAATACGAGTTAATATCGGAGACTGGAGGCAGTCACGACAAGCGCTTTGTCATGGAG GTTGAAGTGGATGGAATGAAATTCCAGGGTGCTGGCTCTAATAAAAAGGTGGCCAAAGCCTATGCTGCTCTAGCTGCTCTTGAAAAACTCTTTCCTGATGCACCTGCTGTAGACCCAGTTAAAAAGAAGAAACCACCACCGATG cATAATCCTGGTTTTGGGCTGATGGCTGCCGGTGCAGCAGGAGATGCTCCCGTTAACCCCAGAGGGCGAGGAAGAGGTGGACGTGGAAGAGGCAGAGGCAGGGGATTCAATAATGCAGGAGGCTACAACCAAG GAGGATATGGAAGCTACGGTTATGGATCAAATGCTAATTCTGGTTTTA ATAACTATAACAATGGTGGTGGATCTGGAGCAGCCTCGACAGgcagtggtggtggtggaggaggaggatACTCCTACTATCAGAATGATGGTGGCTACGGCCCTCCTCCACCAAATCCTAAGCCTGTTGCCAAAAAGCCTTTACACCATCAGGGGGTTAGTGGTGGTGCTGGTCTTGGAAAGCAGCCCTTCAGTGGAGGAGGGTCAGCAGGCTACCATTCACAGGGCAATCCAGGCCCCTACAGCCAGGGCCAGTATTCAGGATATAGTCAAGGTGGCCAAGCAAAGAAGAGCTTCAACTCCAGCCAAGGAGGTGGAGGCGGAGGCAGCTATTCAAACTACAGCACAGCCTACCCTAGTCAGGTGACTGGGGGGAGTGGAG CAGGATATGGCAGTAACAGTTACGGATCTGGAGGAGGATCCTATTCAAACCCGCAAGGAGGCTATGGTGGAGGATCTTCTGGTTCTGGCAGCAGCTATCAAG GCTTTGGCTCTCAGAGTTACAGCTCACAAGGTGGAAGCAGCCAAAGCTACGGTGGCAGTCAGTCTTCATATTCTAGCCATCGGGGGTATGGAGGAGGAGAACAAGGCTATCAATACAGATGA